The proteins below come from a single Geobacillus thermoleovorans genomic window:
- a CDS encoding cation:proton antiporter: MLIAQLAVILFAAKLAGDAAVRLGQPAVLGKLLIGIVLGPSVFGVIEDTDLLQELSQIGVILLMFIAGLETDMDQFRRTGKAAVAVGVLGILVPLLAGYAAGAAFGMETGTALFLGLLLSATSVSISVQALKEMGQLQSKEGSAILGAAVIDDVLVVIALAFLLSLTGGDVELGAVVLKKAVFFAVAILLAWKAIPLVLKWFAPLRVTEAVVSAGLVICFAFAYFAEAMGVAAIIGAYMAGLGASFTDYREEVFEKVETIAYSLFVPVFFTSIGVAADFSGIVEHWPLIVGWSALAILTKLVGAALGAKWAGFSWGSSLAVGAGMVSRGEVALIIAGIGLEAGLLDGNMFAVMIIVVLVTTVVTPPLLKMIFSRLHPVRRTA; the protein is encoded by the coding sequence ATGTTGATTGCCCAACTGGCGGTCATTTTGTTCGCCGCCAAACTTGCCGGTGATGCGGCCGTGCGCCTTGGCCAGCCCGCCGTGCTCGGCAAGCTGCTCATCGGCATTGTGCTTGGCCCGAGCGTGTTCGGTGTGATCGAGGATACGGATCTTTTGCAGGAGTTAAGTCAAATCGGCGTCATTTTGCTTATGTTTATCGCCGGCCTTGAGACGGATATGGACCAGTTTCGGCGCACTGGAAAAGCTGCTGTGGCGGTCGGAGTGCTTGGCATTCTCGTTCCGCTGCTCGCCGGGTATGCGGCCGGCGCAGCGTTCGGCATGGAAACCGGCACGGCTCTTTTCCTCGGACTTTTGCTGTCCGCAACGAGCGTCAGCATTTCCGTGCAGGCGCTCAAAGAGATGGGACAGCTGCAATCGAAGGAAGGATCAGCGATTCTTGGCGCGGCGGTCATCGACGACGTGCTGGTCGTCATTGCCTTGGCGTTTTTATTAAGCCTAACTGGCGGCGACGTCGAGCTTGGTGCGGTCGTGCTGAAAAAAGCTGTTTTTTTTGCCGTCGCCATTTTGCTCGCTTGGAAAGCCATCCCGCTCGTATTAAAGTGGTTTGCCCCGTTGCGTGTGACAGAGGCGGTTGTCTCGGCCGGGCTGGTCATCTGTTTTGCATTTGCCTATTTTGCTGAGGCGATGGGGGTGGCGGCGATCATCGGCGCCTATATGGCCGGGCTTGGCGCGAGTTTTACGGACTATCGGGAAGAAGTATTTGAGAAAGTGGAAACGATCGCCTATTCTTTGTTTGTCCCTGTCTTTTTTACCTCCATCGGGGTTGCGGCCGACTTTTCCGGCATCGTCGAGCATTGGCCGCTGATTGTCGGTTGGAGTGCGCTCGCGATTTTGACAAAGCTTGTCGGCGCCGCGCTGGGGGCAAAATGGGCCGGATTTTCGTGGGGAAGCTCGCTGGCGGTCGGCGCTGGCATGGTGTCGCGCGGTGAGGTGGCGCTCATCATCGCCGGCATCGGCTTGGAAGCCGGCCTGCTTGATGGGAACATGTTTGCGGTCATGATCATCGTCGTATTGGTAACGACTGTTGTGACGCCGCCGTTATTGAAGATGATTTTCAGCCGTCTTCATCCGGTGCGCCGGACGGCCTAG
- a CDS encoding alpha/beta fold hydrolase: MPYVSINQRVRLYYEEKGEGTPLLFIHPPGMGHAVFCRQEPLARHFRLILYDMRGNGRSSSSDAPITVPLLADDISVLLRALGVRRAIICGYSNGGSIALDFALRYPEHVEQLVLIGGFPEVCTPLLFSEFLLGISAAKLGAIPLLAAALAWGHKTNWREWQLLRRYARLTHKRDLNAMYQAGLVYGCTKQLSSLRLPVLLIYGARDRYIHPYIAMFQRYVPHADIVFIDQARHQIPTKHSSELNSILRAYGKRSETGRKEGIACRTKEDKTR; the protein is encoded by the coding sequence ATGCCATACGTATCGATCAACCAACGAGTCCGCCTTTACTATGAGGAAAAAGGAGAAGGAACACCGCTTTTGTTCATCCATCCCCCAGGAATGGGGCATGCCGTTTTTTGCCGCCAAGAACCGCTCGCCCGCCATTTTCGCCTTATTTTGTATGATATGCGTGGAAACGGGCGAAGCAGTTCGTCAGATGCACCGATCACCGTACCGCTGCTTGCCGACGACATTTCCGTATTGCTCCGCGCCCTCGGCGTTCGGCGCGCCATCATTTGCGGCTACTCAAACGGCGGATCCATTGCGCTTGATTTCGCGCTCCGCTATCCCGAGCATGTCGAACAGCTCGTTTTGATCGGCGGGTTTCCGGAAGTGTGCACCCCGCTTTTGTTCAGCGAGTTTTTGCTCGGCATCTCCGCCGCAAAACTTGGGGCCATCCCGCTGCTTGCGGCGGCTCTTGCTTGGGGGCACAAAACGAACTGGCGCGAATGGCAGCTGTTGCGGCGGTACGCCCGGCTGACCCATAAACGGGATTTAAACGCCATGTACCAGGCTGGGCTTGTTTATGGATGCACAAAACAACTGTCTTCCCTCCGCTTGCCCGTGCTCCTTATTTATGGAGCACGCGATCGTTACATCCATCCGTATATCGCTATGTTCCAACGTTATGTGCCGCATGCAGATATTGTGTTTATTGACCAGGCCCGCCATCAAATTCCGACGAAACATAGCAGCGAACTAAACAGCATTTTGCGGGCATACGGCAAGCGGAGCGAAACTGGCCGAAAGGAGGGGATCGCATGTCGAACAAAGGAAGACAAAACAAGGTGA
- the glcT gene encoding glucose PTS transporter transcription antiterminator GlcT — translation MEQPFRVEKTLNNNVLIASHPAYGEVVLLGKGIGFGKKRGDEIAKSAVEKCFVLKNEREQEQYKKLLPELSEEFIALMSEVVQHIQQRVGAPLDEHIHVALTDHIAFTLKRLEQGLDVKNPFLAETKSLYPLEYEIANEVARMIEQKLGIVLPEGEAGFIALHIHSAISKQSVSEANRYSQLIADLVKIVEQQLGVDIDRESVHYLRFVRHLRYAIERMKKGEKVEEPKNLSKILKEAYPLCYNLAWKLVKVMQQTLHLPADDAEAVYLTLHLQRLAEKKNNTTA, via the coding sequence ATGGAACAGCCGTTTCGCGTCGAAAAAACGCTCAACAACAACGTGTTAATCGCTTCCCATCCGGCATATGGCGAAGTCGTTTTGCTCGGCAAAGGAATCGGCTTCGGCAAAAAACGGGGGGACGAGATTGCCAAGAGCGCTGTGGAAAAATGTTTCGTTCTGAAAAACGAACGCGAACAAGAGCAATACAAAAAGCTGCTTCCGGAATTGAGCGAAGAATTCATCGCCCTCATGAGCGAGGTGGTTCAACATATTCAGCAACGCGTGGGCGCGCCGCTCGACGAGCACATCCATGTGGCGCTGACGGACCATATCGCTTTTACATTAAAGCGGCTTGAACAAGGATTGGATGTCAAAAACCCGTTTTTGGCTGAGACGAAAAGCTTGTATCCGTTGGAATATGAAATTGCCAATGAAGTGGCCCGCATGATTGAACAAAAGCTCGGGATTGTGCTGCCTGAAGGAGAGGCAGGCTTTATTGCCCTTCATATTCATAGCGCGATTTCCAAGCAAAGCGTGTCGGAAGCGAATCGATATTCCCAGCTCATTGCTGATCTTGTCAAGATCGTCGAGCAACAGCTTGGCGTTGACATCGACCGCGAGAGCGTTCATTATTTGCGGTTTGTCCGTCACTTGCGCTATGCGATTGAGCGGATGAAAAAAGGCGAAAAAGTCGAAGAACCAAAAAATTTGTCGAAAATCTTGAAGGAAGCGTATCCATTATGCTATAATCTAGCATGGAAGTTGGTCAAAGTCATGCAGCAAACGCTTCATCTGCCGGCGGACGATGCCGAGGCGGTCTATTTGACGTTGCATTTGCAACGGCTGGCGGAGAAAAAGAACAATACAACTGCATAG
- the ptsG gene encoding glucose-specific PTS transporter subunit IIBC codes for MKRAFGTLQKVGKALMLPVAILPAAGILLALGNALKNPALTDKIPALKADWVVLISNVMEQAGGIVFSNLSLLFAVGVAIGLAGGDGVAGLAAIIGYLIMNVTMSVILGVTSDMIGADPSYANILGIPTLQTGVFGGIIVGILAAYMYNKYFNIELPQYLGFFAGKRFVPIVTAASAVVLGILMTFVWPPIQHGLNAFSHNMIDANKTLAAFIFGVIERALIPFGLHHIFYAPFWFEFGEYVNKAGQVVHGDQKIFFEQLKDGVKLTAGTFMTGKFPFMMFGLPAAALAIYHEARPENKKVVAGIMGSAALTSFLTGITEPIEFSFLFVAPALFAIHCVFAGLSFMIMHLLNVKIGMTFSGGVIDFLLFGVLPNRTAWWLVIPVGLVFAVIYYFGFRFAIRKWDLATPGREKTVEEAPKAEAAAAGDLPYEVLAALGGKENIEHLDACITRLRVSVHDIGRVDKDRLKALGAAGVLEVGNNVQAIFGPKSDMLKGQIQDIMQGKAPARAEEKPKAAAPEAAKSETIASPMSGEVVPLAEVPDQVFSQKMIGDGFAVMPTDGTVVSPVDGKIINVFPTKHAIGIQSAGGHEMLIHVGIDTVKLNGQGFEALVKEGDEVKKGQPILRVDLDYVKQNAPSIVTPVIFTNLEAGETVHINKQGPVARGEDAVVTLS; via the coding sequence ATGAAACGAGCGTTTGGCACGCTGCAAAAGGTCGGGAAAGCGCTCATGCTGCCGGTGGCGATCTTGCCGGCGGCCGGGATTTTGTTGGCGCTTGGCAACGCCTTGAAAAACCCGGCGCTCACTGACAAAATTCCGGCGCTCAAAGCCGACTGGGTCGTGCTCATCTCCAATGTGATGGAGCAAGCAGGCGGCATCGTCTTCTCCAACTTGTCGCTCTTGTTTGCGGTTGGTGTGGCGATCGGCCTTGCCGGCGGGGACGGGGTCGCGGGCTTGGCGGCGATCATCGGCTACTTGATTATGAATGTGACGATGAGCGTCATCTTGGGCGTGACTTCCGATATGATCGGCGCCGACCCGTCGTACGCCAACATTCTCGGCATCCCGACGTTGCAAACCGGCGTCTTTGGGGGGATTATCGTCGGGATTTTGGCAGCGTACATGTACAACAAATACTTCAATATCGAACTTCCGCAATATCTCGGCTTTTTCGCCGGCAAGCGGTTCGTGCCGATCGTGACGGCGGCGTCCGCAGTCGTGCTTGGCATTCTCATGACATTCGTTTGGCCGCCGATTCAGCACGGGCTCAATGCGTTTTCGCACAATATGATCGATGCGAACAAAACGTTGGCCGCGTTCATTTTCGGCGTCATCGAACGGGCGCTCATTCCGTTTGGTTTGCATCATATTTTCTATGCACCGTTTTGGTTTGAATTTGGCGAGTACGTCAATAAAGCCGGGCAAGTGGTCCATGGCGATCAAAAAATCTTTTTCGAGCAACTGAAAGACGGGGTCAAATTGACGGCCGGCACGTTCATGACCGGGAAATTCCCGTTTATGATGTTCGGTCTCCCGGCAGCGGCGCTCGCGATCTACCACGAAGCGCGACCGGAAAACAAAAAAGTCGTTGCCGGCATCATGGGGTCGGCCGCGTTGACATCGTTTTTGACCGGGATTACCGAACCGATCGAATTTTCGTTCTTGTTCGTCGCCCCGGCGCTGTTTGCCATTCACTGCGTCTTTGCCGGCTTGTCGTTTATGATCATGCACCTGTTGAACGTCAAAATCGGGATGACCTTCTCCGGCGGGGTCATTGACTTCTTGCTGTTTGGCGTTCTGCCAAACCGGACGGCATGGTGGCTTGTCATTCCGGTCGGCTTGGTGTTTGCCGTGATTTATTATTTCGGATTCCGCTTTGCGATCCGCAAATGGGATTTGGCGACGCCGGGCCGGGAAAAAACGGTCGAGGAAGCACCGAAAGCCGAGGCAGCCGCCGCTGGCGATCTGCCGTACGAAGTGCTCGCCGCCCTTGGCGGAAAGGAAAACATCGAACATTTGGACGCATGCATTACACGTTTGCGCGTTTCGGTCCATGATATCGGCCGGGTCGATAAAGACCGGTTGAAAGCGCTCGGCGCCGCAGGGGTGCTTGAAGTCGGCAACAACGTGCAAGCGATTTTCGGTCCGAAATCGGATATGTTAAAAGGGCAAATTCAAGACATCATGCAAGGAAAAGCGCCGGCCCGGGCGGAAGAGAAACCGAAAGCAGCGGCCCCGGAAGCCGCGAAGTCCGAAACGATTGCTTCGCCGATGTCAGGAGAGGTCGTTCCGCTCGCTGAAGTGCCTGATCAAGTGTTTTCGCAAAAAATGATAGGCGACGGCTTCGCGGTCATGCCGACGGACGGCACGGTCGTCTCTCCGGTTGATGGCAAAATCATCAACGTATTTCCGACGAAGCACGCCATTGGCATTCAGTCGGCCGGCGGGCATGAAATGTTAATCCACGTCGGCATCGACACAGTGAAGCTGAACGGCCAAGGGTTTGAAGCGCTTGTCAAGGAAGGCGACGAAGTGAAAAAAGGGCAGCCGATTTTGCGCGTCGACCTTGATTATGTAAAACAGAACGCGCCATCGATTGTCACGCCGGTGATTTTCACGAATCTCGAAGCCGGCGAAACGGTTCACATCAACAAGCAAGGCCCGGTTGCTCGAGGAGAAGACGCTGTTGTTACGCTCAGCTAA
- a CDS encoding phosphocarrier protein HPr, which produces MAEKTFKVVSDSGIHARPATILVQTASKFNSEIQLEYNGKTVNLKSIMGVMSLGIPKGATIKITAEGADAAEAMAALTDTLAKEGLAE; this is translated from the coding sequence ATGGCAGAAAAAACGTTTAAAGTCGTTTCTGATTCCGGCATCCACGCTCGTCCGGCGACGATTTTGGTGCAAACAGCGAGCAAATTCAACAGCGAAATCCAGCTTGAGTACAACGGCAAAACGGTGAACTTGAAATCGATCATGGGCGTCATGTCGTTAGGAATTCCGAAAGGGGCGACGATCAAAATCACGGCAGAAGGGGCCGATGCGGCAGAAGCAATGGCGGCGTTAACCGATACGTTGGCAAAGGAAGGCCTTGCGGAATAA
- the ptsP gene encoding phosphoenolpyruvate--protein phosphotransferase, with protein sequence MEKTIHGIAASSGIAIAKAYRLETPHLAAEKRTVADVEAEIARLEAAFAKAKEELEAIKQHALEKLGEDKAAIFAAHLLVLDDPELLNPIKEKIKTEQVNAEYALHETASFFISMFEGMDNEYMKERAADIRDVTKRVLAHLLGVTISNPSLISEEVVIIAEDLTPSDTAQLNRQYVKGFATDIGGRTSHSAIMARSLEIPAVVGTKAITAEVQNGDIVIVDGLDGQVVVNPSPELLARYEEKRARYEEQKAEWAKLVDQPTVTADGVHVELAANIGTPDDVKGALANGAEGIGLYRTEFLYMGRSELPTEDEQFAAYKMVLEQMGGKPVVVRTLDIGGDKELPYLQLPKEMNPFLGFRAIRLCLEMQDMFRTQLRALLRASVHGNLKIMFPMIATLDEFRQAKAILLEEKEALLRQGVPVADGIEVGMMVEIPAAAVMADQFAREVDFFSIGTNDLIQYTMAADRMNERVSYLYQPYNPAILRLISYVIDAAHREGKWVGMCGEMAGDPIAIPILLALGLDEFSMSATSILPARAQLKRLSKEDAVCVKETVLSLGTAEEVVSFVKRTFHMA encoded by the coding sequence ATGGAAAAGACGATTCACGGCATCGCCGCTTCAAGCGGCATCGCCATCGCCAAGGCATACCGCTTGGAGACGCCTCATTTGGCGGCCGAAAAACGGACGGTCGCCGACGTCGAGGCGGAAATTGCGCGGCTTGAGGCGGCGTTCGCGAAAGCGAAAGAAGAGCTGGAAGCCATCAAACAGCATGCCTTGGAAAAGCTTGGCGAAGACAAAGCCGCCATTTTTGCCGCCCACTTGCTTGTGCTTGACGACCCAGAATTGCTGAACCCGATTAAGGAAAAAATCAAAACAGAACAAGTGAATGCGGAATATGCGCTCCATGAAACGGCATCGTTTTTCATTTCCATGTTTGAAGGCATGGACAATGAGTATATGAAAGAGCGGGCCGCCGATATCCGCGATGTGACGAAGCGCGTCCTCGCCCATTTGCTTGGTGTGACGATCTCCAATCCGAGCCTCATTTCCGAAGAGGTCGTCATTATCGCTGAGGATTTGACGCCATCCGATACGGCGCAGCTGAACCGCCAATATGTGAAAGGATTTGCCACCGACATCGGCGGGCGAACGTCGCATTCGGCCATTATGGCCCGCTCGCTCGAAATCCCGGCTGTCGTCGGCACGAAGGCGATTACGGCGGAAGTGCAAAACGGCGACATTGTCATCGTCGATGGGCTCGACGGTCAAGTCGTCGTCAATCCGTCCCCGGAGCTGCTTGCGCGTTATGAAGAGAAGCGGGCTCGCTATGAGGAGCAAAAAGCGGAATGGGCGAAGCTTGTCGATCAACCGACGGTCACCGCTGATGGCGTGCACGTTGAGCTGGCGGCCAATATCGGCACGCCGGACGATGTGAAAGGAGCGTTGGCCAACGGGGCAGAAGGGATCGGATTGTATCGCACGGAATTTTTATACATGGGACGATCGGAGCTGCCTACGGAAGACGAACAGTTTGCGGCTTACAAAATGGTGCTTGAACAAATGGGCGGCAAGCCGGTCGTTGTGCGTACGCTTGACATTGGCGGCGACAAAGAGCTGCCGTATTTGCAGCTGCCGAAAGAAATGAATCCGTTCTTAGGGTTCCGGGCGATCCGCCTTTGCCTTGAGATGCAAGACATGTTTCGGACGCAGCTGCGCGCCTTGTTGCGGGCGAGCGTGCACGGCAATTTGAAAATCATGTTCCCGATGATTGCGACGCTCGATGAATTCCGCCAAGCGAAAGCGATTTTACTCGAAGAAAAAGAAGCGCTCCTCCGCCAAGGCGTCCCGGTCGCCGACGGGATCGAAGTCGGCATGATGGTGGAAATCCCGGCTGCCGCCGTCATGGCCGATCAGTTTGCCAGGGAAGTCGATTTCTTCAGCATCGGCACAAACGATTTAATTCAATATACGATGGCGGCCGACCGGATGAATGAGAGGGTGTCGTATCTATATCAACCGTACAACCCGGCCATTTTGCGGCTCATCAGCTATGTCATTGACGCCGCTCACCGCGAAGGGAAATGGGTTGGGATGTGCGGGGAAATGGCCGGCGACCCGATCGCCATTCCGATTTTGCTTGCCCTTGGCCTTGATGAGTTCAGCATGAGCGCCACCTCGATTTTGCCGGCGCGCGCCCAGTTGAAGCGGCTGTCAAAAGAGGATGCGGTCTGCGTGAAAGAGACAGTGCTGTCGCTCGGCACGGCTGAGGAAGTCGTGTCGTTTGTCAAACGAACGTTCCATATGGCTTGA
- the yyaC gene encoding spore protease YyaC: protein MKSILYSDPLAPLLIRNELFSLLPAHISRLTVVCIGSNRINGDSLGPFVGTLLENAYPDHLTVIGTLRKPVDATNIHRVSERLQHERGAYVVAIDSIVGPQPFVHTIAIRPGALSPGTALGKSLPPVGDISVMGVMMEDTADVSALPYTNLHIVYQMAKVIALGLSLTIRQRYGYESSTPLLA, encoded by the coding sequence ATGAAATCGATTTTGTATAGTGATCCGCTTGCTCCTTTGCTTATTCGCAATGAATTGTTTTCCCTGCTGCCAGCGCACATTTCCCGTTTGACCGTCGTTTGCATCGGCAGCAACCGCATCAACGGCGACAGCTTAGGGCCGTTCGTCGGCACGCTGCTGGAAAACGCTTATCCGGATCATTTGACCGTCATCGGTACACTTAGGAAGCCTGTCGATGCAACGAACATTCATCGTGTTTCCGAGCGGCTGCAACACGAGCGCGGAGCGTATGTGGTGGCAATCGACAGCATTGTCGGGCCGCAGCCGTTTGTCCATACGATCGCCATCCGCCCTGGCGCCCTTTCCCCTGGCACGGCGCTCGGCAAATCGCTGCCACCGGTCGGAGACATCAGCGTCATGGGAGTCATGATGGAGGACACGGCCGATGTAAGCGCACTTCCGTACACGAATTTGCACATTGTTTACCAAATGGCGAAAGTCATCGCTTTAGGCCTTTCACTTACGATCCGGCAGCGGTATGGCTATGAATCATCGACACCGTTGTTGGCTTGA
- a CDS encoding GNAT family N-acetyltransferase encodes MYDKRLYVFDGNTPREAVIRNYTTDDFADLIRVQQESFPPPFPSELWWNEQQLHNHVTLFPEGALCVEVDGRIVGSMTGLIVDFDPAHADHTWEEITDGGYIRNHRPDGNTLYVVDICVSPPYRKLGLGKWLMQSMYEVVVHLGLDRLLGGGRMPGYHRHAAELSPEAYIDKVVAGELSDPVITFLLRCGRTPLAVVHNYLEDEESRNYAVLMEWRNPFKQKQGHN; translated from the coding sequence ATGTACGATAAACGTTTATACGTCTTTGACGGCAACACCCCGCGCGAAGCGGTCATCCGCAACTATACGACAGACGACTTCGCTGATCTCATCCGCGTGCAGCAAGAAAGTTTTCCGCCCCCGTTTCCATCGGAGTTATGGTGGAACGAACAACAGCTTCACAACCATGTCACCTTGTTTCCCGAAGGAGCGCTTTGCGTCGAAGTCGACGGGCGCATCGTCGGATCGATGACCGGCTTGATCGTTGACTTTGATCCAGCCCATGCCGATCATACATGGGAAGAGATCACCGACGGCGGCTACATCCGCAACCACCGCCCGGATGGAAACACGCTGTATGTCGTCGACATTTGCGTCTCGCCGCCATACCGGAAGCTCGGCCTCGGCAAATGGCTCATGCAGTCGATGTATGAAGTCGTCGTCCATCTCGGCCTTGACCGGCTGCTCGGCGGCGGGCGGATGCCTGGCTACCATCGACATGCGGCTGAACTATCGCCGGAAGCCTACATCGACAAAGTCGTTGCTGGCGAGCTGAGCGATCCGGTCATTACGTTTTTGCTCCGTTGCGGGCGCACCCCGCTGGCGGTCGTTCACAATTATTTGGAAGATGAGGAATCGCGCAACTATGCCGTCCTGATGGAATGGCGCAATCCGTTCAAGCAAAAACAAGGACACAATTGA
- a CDS encoding YbxH family protein, protein MGAIEHEGYRFEIEYSVLLQKGALHVYRDGELIEEIEFAFCGEKPDEQQIEALVSEYVEQKTSGRC, encoded by the coding sequence TTGGGCGCCATCGAACACGAAGGATATCGATTTGAGATCGAATACAGCGTCTTGCTGCAAAAAGGGGCGCTGCACGTTTATCGCGACGGTGAATTGATTGAGGAAATTGAGTTTGCATTTTGCGGCGAAAAGCCCGATGAACAGCAAATCGAAGCGCTTGTGAGCGAGTATGTCGAGCAAAAAACCTCCGGCCGCTGTTAG
- a CDS encoding methyl-accepting chemotaxis protein, whose protein sequence is MFRTLRSKLIVLMALLLIISLAATQLIVVWQTQRLVDADVKHRAQTALDGLLGDIRDSFQSEENSLVQFSESPSALQMVSDEKAWPQMEKQFRTFLRLHENVQFIYIGTEQKKMYISPMTELPDGYDPTSRPWYKEAMKRPDEVVWTEPYVDAITGKHVVTLAKAVSENGRIAAVIGIDMTLDAVTRIVNASDVGYHGYPVLFDAKGTAVVHPQYKGKNMAKNATVRYMLEHKKGMREYELDGEQRVMYFTTIPELGWKVGAVYKEADLAAMSRSIGKNMLVITVIALVVALVAVYFLARSITRPIAALQEQVEKAAGGDLTVHARITAKDEIGRLARHFNDMIDHMRMLISEVNRSVNELAVSADHLSAVSEETMATSEQVAKAIGEIAKGTTDQAGSLDTINERTTALSQQIEAVTNATAGMESLSDETKTASYDGLEHLNILQKKSEEAKNELESVENVISDLVKKMDEIDGVIQTITAISGQTNLLALNASIEAARAGEHGKGFAVVADEVRKLAEQSAKATEMIRATIAAIQQQAGLVMEAVRRSKQAYDEQREAVHTTGDSFVKITGMMEQVATALAGIMEEAKRMNASKDDVVGAMQNIAAIAQQSAAAAEEVAASADDQLQALSTVTESAEALSEMSRQLKQLVEKFKIS, encoded by the coding sequence GTGTTCCGGACATTGCGCAGCAAATTGATCGTCTTGATGGCCTTATTATTGATCATCTCGTTGGCGGCGACGCAGCTCATCGTTGTTTGGCAAACGCAACGGCTTGTTGACGCTGATGTGAAACATCGAGCGCAGACGGCGCTTGACGGATTGCTTGGCGATATTCGCGACAGCTTTCAGAGCGAGGAAAACAGCTTAGTGCAGTTTAGTGAATCGCCGTCCGCCTTGCAGATGGTGAGCGATGAAAAAGCGTGGCCGCAGATGGAAAAGCAGTTTCGTACGTTTTTGCGCCTGCATGAGAATGTGCAATTCATCTATATTGGCACTGAGCAGAAGAAAATGTACATCTCGCCGATGACAGAGCTCCCGGACGGATACGATCCGACGAGCCGCCCGTGGTATAAAGAAGCGATGAAGCGGCCGGATGAAGTCGTGTGGACCGAACCTTATGTCGATGCCATTACCGGCAAGCACGTTGTGACGTTGGCCAAAGCAGTGAGCGAAAACGGCCGCATTGCTGCGGTCATTGGCATCGATATGACGCTCGATGCGGTGACGAGAATCGTCAATGCGAGCGACGTCGGCTATCACGGCTATCCGGTGCTGTTTGACGCGAAGGGGACGGCGGTCGTCCATCCGCAATACAAAGGAAAAAATATGGCGAAAAACGCGACGGTCCGCTATATGCTCGAACATAAAAAAGGGATGCGGGAATATGAACTAGACGGGGAACAACGGGTCATGTATTTCACTACGATTCCGGAGCTCGGCTGGAAAGTCGGCGCCGTCTATAAAGAAGCAGACTTAGCCGCCATGAGCCGTTCCATTGGGAAGAACATGCTTGTCATTACCGTCATTGCGCTCGTTGTAGCGCTTGTTGCCGTCTATTTCTTGGCGCGTTCGATCACAAGGCCGATTGCTGCGCTGCAAGAGCAAGTCGAAAAGGCGGCGGGCGGCGACTTGACGGTGCACGCGCGCATCACTGCCAAAGATGAGATTGGCCGCCTCGCCCGCCACTTCAATGACATGATCGACCATATGCGGATGCTGATCAGCGAGGTGAACCGCTCGGTCAATGAATTGGCCGTTTCGGCCGACCATTTGAGCGCTGTCTCCGAAGAAACGATGGCCACAAGCGAACAAGTGGCAAAAGCGATCGGCGAAATCGCCAAAGGAACGACCGATCAAGCAGGAAGCCTTGATACGATCAATGAGCGGACGACGGCGCTGTCGCAGCAAATCGAAGCGGTCACGAATGCGACGGCTGGCATGGAGTCGCTGTCCGATGAAACGAAAACCGCGAGCTACGACGGCTTGGAGCATTTAAACATTTTGCAGAAAAAATCGGAGGAAGCGAAAAATGAACTCGAGTCTGTAGAAAATGTCATTAGCGACCTTGTGAAAAAGATGGATGAAATTGACGGTGTCATTCAAACGATCACGGCCATTTCCGGACAGACGAATTTGCTGGCGTTAAACGCCAGCATCGAGGCGGCGCGGGCTGGCGAGCATGGGAAAGGGTTTGCCGTTGTCGCCGATGAGGTGCGCAAGCTGGCCGAACAATCCGCGAAAGCGACGGAGATGATCCGCGCGACGATCGCCGCCATCCAGCAGCAAGCCGGGCTGGTGATGGAGGCGGTCCGCCGCTCCAAGCAGGCGTACGACGAACAGCGGGAAGCGGTGCACACGACCGGCGATTCATTTGTCAAAATCACTGGCATGATGGAGCAAGTGGCAACAGCGCTCGCTGGGATTATGGAGGAAGCAAAGCGGATGAACGCGAGCAAAGACGATGTCGTCGGGGCGATGCAAAACATCGCCGCCATCGCTCAACAGTCGGCGGCAGCGGCGGAAGAAGTGGCCGCTTCCGCTGATGACCAGCTGCAGGCGCTTTCGACGGTGACCGAATCGGCGGAGGCGTTAAGCGAAATGAGCCGGCAGTTGAAACAACTGGTTGAGAAGTTTAAGATTTCATAA